TAATGGTTGGGATATTTGcttgttaaattttttgttaCTTCTATCTTTAAAGAGAAGGGTATCTCTGCTCCCTCCTATTTTATCCTTCTCTGTTATCGggaaaaaattaatagttgtAGAAGGGATATTGCTTCTGTGTACTCTTTTTCCAAAATCAATGATTTAGCTGGTCAGCCTTTGTAGAGAATATGTTGCCTTACTTTTGATGTTGCTTGATTTTGTTGCCTTTACTCACTCGGTTATATCATATATGTCGTTGCATTTGGTTCTCCACAAAAATATGCTTGCAGTTTTGTATTTTATGTTAGTGGTTTCCAATTCTATCTATAATTTCATGCTGATCATGTATCTTCGGTAGTTGTTATACTATTGAACATAATAAGAAATTTTGTATTATTGCACCTTAGATATCATTTAGGTTTGTAAAAATGGTAAGCCATAGTTTTTGGATTTTGTCTTATGCTGTCTGTGGCATCGCGTTTGTGGTGCACTGTTGTGTTGTATGCTTCAGGGGTGCAGGTTTATAGTTGTGATGTCCCCCGTGGTTTGTTTGGACTTGCATGCGTTGAATATTGTACCTTTGTCGAAAGTTCTATGTTGCATTCTCGTTGAATGTTGACTACTTTTGTGTGAGATCATGTTGTGGGATCTAGCATCTGATAGGTTAATATATTTGATCTTTAATGATTGCTCTTCATGTCTGTTTGGAAAAGAAAATTGACTAAATCTTATGGACTGCTGTGATCGACTTCTGTTTATTATTGTAACAAATTACGTGTTGTTGAATGGTATGATTGTTCTCACATGCATTATATGttgaattaatataataatcccGTTGAACATAATCAATATAAGATAAATTTGTGACACCAGAAGAATACATTGTCTGAATGATAATTTTGAGAATTAGAAGATAGTTTACGTGAAGACATTAGTGATCAGCTTCAAGAATTGGATAATCTGTGTATCAAATAGATTTGTGAAAGACATTAGTGATCAGCTTCAAGAAATGGGTAATCTGTGTATCCAACCACAGGATCAGATGTATAAAATGTACTTCTGTCATACTTGGTAAGCGGCGCATTTAACTCGATTCTCTTGGGTAGATCGGGGTTGGACAGAAACCAGCGTCCAAATGCAACTAAATCAGCGCCTCCATTTTTAACAACTTCGTTCCCATTATCTTTTGTATAACCTCCAGCCACAATAAAAGTTCCCTTGAATACCTTCCTCATTGGCAACAAACTATATTTGATCTGCTCTGACTCAAACTGTGTGATCATCCTCGGCTCTATCATGTGACAATACAAAATTCCACATTTGTTTAGCGACTCAGCCATGAATAGGCCAAGTGCTTCAGGGTCAGAATCACCACAGTCGTTATAATTAGCAAATGGTGAAAGTCTAACGCCGACTCTATCGCCTCCAATCTCATCAACCACTGCTTTAATTACTTGTAAGGGAAACCGACAACGATTTTCCATACTCCCTCCATATTCATCCCTTCTGTCATTCACTGTATCTTTTAAGAACTGGTCAATGAGGTAACCGTTGGCTCCATGGATCTCAACACCATCAAAACCTGCAACTTAAATCATAGGAACAACcaattcatttttaacttaaatcataGGAACAACAACTTAAAGGCTTATACTCA
This region of Mercurialis annua linkage group LG1-X, ddMerAnnu1.2, whole genome shotgun sequence genomic DNA includes:
- the LOC126661415 gene encoding putative 12-oxophytodienoate reductase 11; this encodes MAATRIQEEMEEPTSLPIMPLLTPYKMQIFDLSHRIVLAPLTRMRSYNFTAQPEAILYYSQRTTTGGFLIGEAAAISDSAHGLPNSPGIWKREHVDAWKPIVEAVHRKGGIFFCQLWHAGRASDFCLMLNGQPPISSTDKAIGAKVFIDGTTPADFPAPRRLREEEIPQIVNDFRIAARNAIEAGFDGVEIHGANGYLIDQFLKDTVNDRRDEYGGSMENRCRFPLQVIKAVVDEIGGDRVGVRLSPFANYNDCGDSDPEALGLFMAESLNKCGILYCHMIEPRMITQFESEQIKYSLLPMRKVFKGTFIVAGGYTKDNGNEVVKNGGADLVAFGRWFLSNPDLPKRIELNAPLTKYDRSTFYTSDPVVGYTDYPFLEADH